Proteins co-encoded in one Erwinia sp. genomic window:
- the hslR gene encoding Heat shock protein 15 (ID:JIFNMEKO_02996;~source:Prodigal:2.6): MNEKPEMAVRLDKWLWAARFYKTRAIAREMIEGGKVHYAGQRSKPSKVVETGATLTLWQGSEQRTVIVASISDRRGPASEAQKMYAETPASIEKREKIAEARKNNALTMPHPDRRPDKKERRDLMKFKYSGE, translated from the coding sequence ATGAACGAAAAACCAGAAATGGCCGTTCGCCTTGATAAGTGGCTGTGGGCTGCCCGGTTTTACAAAACCCGCGCTATCGCCCGTGAGATGATTGAGGGCGGCAAAGTGCATTATGCCGGACAACGCAGCAAACCGAGCAAGGTGGTGGAAACAGGTGCAACGCTGACGTTATGGCAAGGCAGTGAGCAACGTACAGTGATTGTTGCCAGCATCAGTGATCGGCGAGGCCCTGCCAGTGAAGCGCAAAAAATGTATGCAGAAACACCAGCCAGCATAGAAAAACGTGAAAAAATCGCCGAGGCGAGAAAAAACAATGCACTAACAATGCCACACCCGGACAGACGTCCCGATAAAAAAGAACGTCGGGATTTAATGAAATTCAAATATTCAGGTGAGTAA
- the hslO gene encoding 33 kDa chaperonin (ID:JIFNMEKO_02997;~source:Prodigal:2.6), with protein sequence MTLPDQLHRYLFKNYAVRGELVNVSETLQGILEGHDYPLPVQHVIAELLVATSLLTATLKFSGDITVQLQGDGPLNLVVINGNNDLQMRGIARVKSDIAPDSSLKEMVGNGYLVITIAPKGGERYQGVVGLEGETLTACLEDYFMRSEQLPTRLFIRSGTAAEQPAAGGILLQVLPGGESGESDFEHLATLTETIKTEELLELPATEILWRLYHQEEVTVYDPQSVCFQCSCSYQRCSEIIKSLPTAEVDQILEEDGNIDMHCDYCGKQYLYDKVDVANIRNNSAPASNNNLH encoded by the coding sequence ATGACATTGCCAGACCAGCTCCACCGTTATCTTTTTAAAAATTATGCCGTGCGCGGCGAGTTAGTGAATGTTTCCGAAACACTGCAAGGTATTCTCGAAGGACATGACTATCCGTTACCTGTGCAACACGTGATCGCTGAATTATTAGTCGCAACCAGCCTGCTAACTGCCACACTAAAATTCTCAGGTGATATTACTGTGCAATTACAAGGCGATGGCCCGCTTAATCTGGTAGTTATTAATGGTAATAACGATCTTCAGATGCGGGGGATTGCACGTGTGAAAAGTGACATCGCTCCTGACAGTAGCCTGAAAGAGATGGTAGGTAATGGGTATCTGGTGATCACCATTGCCCCCAAAGGAGGAGAACGCTATCAGGGCGTTGTCGGTTTAGAGGGTGAAACCCTGACGGCATGCCTGGAAGACTATTTTATGCGTTCAGAACAGCTCCCCACCCGTTTATTTATTCGTAGTGGTACTGCCGCTGAACAACCGGCAGCAGGGGGAATTTTACTGCAGGTCCTGCCCGGCGGCGAGTCTGGTGAGAGTGATTTCGAACACCTGGCCACCCTGACAGAAACTATCAAAACAGAAGAGTTACTGGAGTTACCAGCAACAGAAATCCTATGGAGGCTTTATCACCAGGAAGAAGTCACTGTGTATGATCCGCAATCCGTATGTTTTCAATGTTCATGTTCCTATCAGCGCTGCAGTGAGATTATTAAGTCACTGCCAACCGCTGAGGTTGACCAGATCCTTGAAGAGGATGGCAATATCGATATGCATTGCGATTACTGTGGCAAACAGTATCTCTACGATAAGGTCGATGTTGCCAACATTCGCAACAACAGCGCTCCTGCCAGTAACAATAATCTTCACTGA
- the envZ gene encoding Osmolarity sensor protein EnvZ (ID:JIFNMEKO_02998;~source:Prodigal:2.6) → MRFIRFSPRSAFARMLLLIVTLLFVSLVTTYLVVLNFAILPSLQQFNKVLAYEVRMLMTDRLQLEDGTQLEVPPAFRREIYRELGISLYTNAAAAEGGLRWAQHYEFLSHQMAQQLGGPTDVRVEVNKNSPVVWLKTWLSPDIWVRVPLTEIHQGDFSPLFRYTLAIMLLAIGGAWLFIRIQNRPLVELENAALQVGKGVIPPPLREYGTSEVRSVTRAFNQMASGIKQLADDRTLLMAGVSHDLRTPLTRIRLATEMMSEQENYLAESINKDIEECNAIIEQFIDYLRTGHEMQREYADLSSILGEVIAAESGYERRIENDIMPGELMLHFDPLSIKRAAVNLVVNASRYGNGWIKVSSGTELQRAWFQVEDDGPGIKPEQLPHLLQPFVRGDSARSTSGTGLGLAIVQRIINAHHGSLDIGASERGGLRIRAYLPMVNIPSLPG, encoded by the coding sequence ATGAGGTTCATCCGCTTCTCGCCGCGCAGCGCGTTTGCCCGTATGTTGTTGTTGATTGTTACGCTGTTGTTTGTCAGCCTGGTCACCACCTATCTGGTGGTGCTGAATTTTGCGATTCTGCCGAGTTTGCAGCAGTTTAACAAGGTTCTGGCTTACGAAGTGCGGATGTTGATGACGGATCGACTACAGCTCGAGGATGGTACGCAACTTGAGGTTCCCCCGGCATTTCGACGTGAAATTTACCGTGAATTGGGGATTTCATTATATACCAATGCGGCGGCGGCGGAGGGGGGCTTGCGCTGGGCGCAGCACTATGAATTTCTCAGTCACCAGATGGCGCAGCAACTGGGTGGGCCAACTGATGTGCGTGTTGAAGTCAATAAAAACTCCCCGGTAGTGTGGTTGAAAACCTGGCTGTCGCCCGATATCTGGGTGCGTGTGCCACTCACCGAGATCCATCAGGGAGACTTCTCACCGCTGTTTCGTTATACCCTGGCAATTATGTTACTGGCAATTGGTGGAGCCTGGCTGTTTATTCGCATTCAGAATCGGCCATTGGTGGAACTTGAAAATGCTGCCTTACAAGTAGGAAAAGGGGTGATACCGCCACCATTACGTGAGTATGGTACTTCTGAAGTGCGTTCTGTTACCCGGGCTTTCAATCAGATGGCATCAGGGATAAAACAATTAGCAGATGATCGTACGTTACTGATGGCCGGTGTCAGTCATGATTTACGTACGCCGCTTACGCGTATCCGTCTAGCAACAGAGATGATGTCAGAGCAGGAAAACTACCTGGCAGAGTCAATTAACAAAGACATTGAAGAGTGTAATGCCATTATTGAGCAGTTTATCGATTACCTGCGCACTGGCCACGAAATGCAGAGAGAATATGCTGACCTCAGTTCCATTCTTGGCGAGGTGATTGCTGCCGAAAGTGGTTATGAAAGGCGGATTGAGAACGATATTATGCCAGGCGAGCTGATGTTGCATTTTGACCCACTCTCTATTAAACGAGCAGCAGTCAATCTGGTGGTAAATGCCAGCCGTTACGGTAACGGATGGATAAAGGTCAGTAGCGGGACTGAATTACAGCGTGCCTGGTTTCAGGTAGAGGATGATGGTCCAGGTATAAAACCTGAACAACTACCGCATCTTCTGCAACCTTTCGTCAGAGGGGATAGTGCACGCAGCACCAGCGGGACAGGGCTTGGGCTGGCGATCGTGCAGCGTATAATCAACGCACATCATGGCTCGCTGGACATCGGTGCCAGTGAACGCGGAGGGCTGCGTATTCGTGCTTATTTGCCGATGGTAAATATACCATCGCTGCCCGGCTAA
- the ompR_2 gene encoding Transcriptional regulatory protein OmpR (ID:JIFNMEKO_02999;~source:Prodigal:2.6), with translation MQENYKILVVDDDMRLRALLERYLTEQGFQVRSVANAEQMDRLLTRESFHLMVLDLMLPGEDGLSICRRLRSQSNPMPIIMVTAKGEEVDRIVGLEIGADDYIPKPFNPRELLARIRAVLRRQANELPGAPSQEEAVIAFGKFKLNLGTREMFREDEPMPLTSGEFAVLKALVSHPREPLSRDKLMNLARGREYSAMERSIDVQISRLRRMVEEDPAHPRYIQTVWGLGYVFVPDGSKA, from the coding sequence ATGCAAGAGAACTATAAAATTCTGGTTGTAGATGACGATATGCGTTTACGTGCACTGCTGGAGCGTTATCTGACTGAGCAGGGATTTCAGGTGCGCAGTGTGGCCAACGCTGAACAGATGGACCGGTTACTGACGCGTGAATCGTTTCATTTGATGGTGCTGGATCTGATGCTGCCGGGCGAAGACGGGCTCTCTATTTGTCGTCGTTTGCGTAGCCAGAGTAATCCAATGCCGATCATTATGGTGACGGCAAAAGGCGAAGAAGTTGATCGTATTGTCGGGTTAGAGATTGGCGCAGATGATTATATTCCAAAACCTTTCAATCCGCGGGAATTACTGGCGCGAATTCGGGCTGTTTTGCGGCGACAAGCCAATGAACTGCCGGGAGCACCTTCTCAGGAAGAGGCGGTGATTGCGTTTGGAAAATTTAAACTCAATCTTGGTACCCGGGAGATGTTTCGTGAAGATGAACCTATGCCATTAACCAGCGGTGAGTTCGCTGTTTTAAAAGCCCTGGTCAGTCATCCTCGTGAGCCTCTGTCTCGCGATAAGCTAATGAATCTGGCCCGTGGGCGTGAATACAGCGCGATGGAGCGTTCTATTGACGTCCAGATCTCCCGTCTGCGTCGGATGGTGGAAGAAGATCCCGCCCATCCGCGTTATATCCAGACAGTTTGGGGCCTGGGTTACGTATTTGTGCCGGATGGCAGTAAGGCATGA
- the greB gene encoding Transcription elongation factor GreB (ID:JIFNMEKO_03000;~source:Prodigal:2.6) gives MKTKLITREGYDPLKQELDYLWREERPEVTRKVTWAASLGDRSENADYQYNKKRLREIDRRVRYLTKSLETLRIVDYSPQQEGKVFLGAWVTIENDAGETKRFRIVGYDEIFGRKDYISIDAPMARALLKKEVGDQVIVTVPTGEATWYVVDIVYVQ, from the coding sequence ATGAAAACAAAACTGATCACTCGCGAGGGTTATGATCCCCTCAAACAAGAACTGGATTATCTCTGGCGCGAAGAGCGCCCCGAGGTGACGCGCAAAGTGACCTGGGCTGCCAGCCTTGGTGACCGCAGTGAAAATGCCGATTATCAATATAATAAAAAGCGTCTGCGTGAAATTGATCGGCGGGTACGCTATCTTACCAAAAGCCTGGAAACATTAAGAATTGTTGACTATTCGCCGCAACAGGAGGGTAAAGTTTTTCTTGGTGCCTGGGTGACCATCGAAAACGATGCGGGCGAGACTAAACGTTTTCGTATCGTTGGCTATGATGAAATTTTCGGACGCAAAGATTACATCTCGATTGATGCGCCTATGGCTCGTGCCTTACTGAAAAAAGAAGTAGGTGACCAAGTGATCGTCACAGTTCCGACCGGTGAAGCTACCTGGTACGTCGTTGATATCGTTTATGTACAGTAA
- the yhgF gene encoding Protein YhgF (ID:JIFNMEKO_03001;~source:Prodigal:2.6), protein MKQSLSQIIAGELHARTEQVDAAVRLLDEGNTVPFIARYRKEMTGGLDDTQLRLLESRLGYLRELEERRQAILKSVSEQGKLTDELSAAITSTLNKAELEDLYLPYKPKRRTRAMIAIEAGLEPLADALWCSPAYLPEQLAADYIDTDKGVADVKAALDGARYILMERFSEDASLLAKVRDYLWKNAQLVSRMVEGKEEAGAKFRDYFSHQEALASVPSHRALAMFRGRNEGLLQLSLNPDPQYEEPPKQSHGEYLIIEHLGVQLHDAPADSWRKSVVSWTWRIKILLHLETELMSTLRERAETEAINVFARNLHDLLMAAPAGMRATMGLDPGLRTGVKMAVVDATGKLVATETIYPHTGQAAKAATIVAALCSQHQVELVAIGNGTASRETERFFLDVQQQYPQIQAQKVIVSEAGASVYSASELAAQEFPDLDVSLRGAVSIARRLQDPLAELVKIDPKSIGVGQYQHDVSQSQLAKKLDMVVEDCVNGVGVDLNTASVPLLTRVAGLSKAMAQNIIAWRDEHGRFQNRQQLLDVSRLGPKAFEQCAGFLRITQGDNPLDASTVHPEAYPVVERIIAATQQKLKTLMGNTTALRALRAVDFTDPRFGVPTVTDIIKELEKPGRDPRPEFKTARFAEGIETMKDLLPGMILEGAVTNVTNFGAFVDIGVHQDGLVHISSLSDKFIDDPHKVVKAGDIVKVKVMVIDLQRKRIALSMRLDEQPGETSGKRHATSVQDNRTSKVKKRPEAKNSGNSAMGDALAAAFGKK, encoded by the coding sequence ATGAAACAATCACTGAGCCAAATTATTGCAGGTGAACTGCACGCGCGAACTGAGCAAGTGGATGCGGCCGTCCGTCTGCTGGATGAAGGGAACACCGTGCCATTTATCGCACGTTATCGTAAGGAAATGACCGGTGGGCTGGATGACACGCAACTGCGTCTGTTAGAGAGCCGTCTCGGCTATCTGCGGGAACTTGAAGAACGCCGGCAGGCAATACTAAAATCTGTCAGTGAACAGGGCAAACTCACCGATGAACTCTCTGCTGCCATTACCAGTACACTGAATAAAGCAGAACTGGAAGATCTCTATTTACCCTATAAACCCAAACGTCGCACCCGGGCAATGATAGCGATTGAAGCGGGGCTTGAACCACTGGCCGATGCCTTATGGTGCTCGCCTGCATATCTCCCCGAACAACTGGCAGCCGACTACATAGATACAGACAAAGGAGTTGCTGACGTGAAAGCAGCTCTGGATGGTGCCCGCTATATTTTGATGGAGCGTTTTTCTGAAGATGCTTCATTACTGGCTAAAGTCCGTGATTATTTATGGAAAAATGCCCAACTGGTATCACGCATGGTAGAGGGTAAAGAAGAGGCAGGGGCTAAATTCCGTGACTATTTCTCACACCAGGAAGCTCTCGCCTCCGTCCCATCTCACCGCGCCCTGGCCATGTTTCGCGGACGCAATGAAGGTCTGTTACAACTCTCGTTAAATCCCGACCCGCAATATGAAGAGCCGCCTAAACAGAGTCACGGTGAATACCTGATCATTGAACACCTTGGCGTGCAGTTACACGATGCGCCAGCGGATAGCTGGCGAAAATCGGTGGTCAGTTGGACATGGCGTATCAAAATATTATTGCATCTTGAAACAGAGCTGATGAGCACCCTGCGTGAGCGTGCTGAAACGGAAGCAATTAACGTATTTGCCAGAAATCTGCATGATTTACTGATGGCTGCGCCGGCCGGAATGCGCGCTACCATGGGGCTGGATCCAGGATTACGTACCGGGGTAAAAATGGCCGTGGTCGATGCCACCGGCAAACTGGTCGCCACCGAGACTATCTATCCACACACCGGGCAGGCAGCAAAGGCGGCGACAATTGTTGCAGCGCTATGCAGTCAGCATCAGGTGGAACTGGTAGCCATCGGTAATGGCACTGCATCGCGTGAGACGGAACGCTTTTTTCTTGATGTTCAGCAACAATATCCCCAGATTCAGGCGCAAAAAGTGATTGTGAGTGAGGCTGGTGCCTCGGTCTATTCTGCATCTGAATTAGCTGCACAAGAGTTCCCGGATCTGGATGTCTCATTACGCGGTGCCGTTTCTATTGCCCGCCGTTTGCAGGATCCGCTGGCAGAACTGGTAAAAATTGATCCGAAATCTATTGGCGTCGGTCAATACCAGCACGATGTCAGCCAGAGCCAGTTAGCTAAAAAACTGGATATGGTCGTGGAGGACTGTGTCAACGGGGTTGGCGTCGATCTCAATACCGCTTCTGTTCCTTTGCTCACCCGCGTTGCCGGTCTTAGCAAAGCGATGGCGCAAAATATCATTGCCTGGCGTGATGAGCATGGTCGTTTTCAAAATCGGCAGCAGTTGCTGGATGTCAGCCGCCTCGGGCCAAAAGCATTTGAACAGTGCGCCGGCTTTCTCCGTATAACTCAGGGCGATAATCCCCTTGATGCCTCTACAGTGCACCCGGAAGCTTACCCGGTGGTTGAACGCATCATTGCGGCAACACAGCAAAAGTTAAAAACATTGATGGGCAACACCACTGCATTACGGGCATTACGGGCGGTTGATTTTACAGACCCACGCTTTGGTGTTCCCACCGTAACAGACATCATCAAAGAGCTGGAAAAACCTGGTCGTGATCCACGTCCTGAGTTTAAAACTGCCCGGTTTGCTGAAGGTATCGAAACCATGAAAGATCTGCTTCCAGGTATGATCCTGGAAGGGGCTGTCACTAACGTCACCAATTTTGGGGCTTTTGTTGATATCGGCGTCCACCAGGATGGATTGGTGCATATCTCTTCACTTTCAGACAAATTTATTGATGACCCGCACAAGGTGGTCAAAGCGGGTGATATTGTGAAAGTAAAAGTGATGGTGATCGACCTGCAACGTAAACGTATTGCTCTCTCCATGCGACTGGATGAACAGCCAGGTGAAACAAGCGGTAAACGTCACGCCACATCAGTACAAGACAATCGCACCAGTAAAGTGAAAAAACGGCCTGAAGCGAAAAACAGTGGCAACAGTGCGATGGGTGACGCCCTGGCTGCCGCATTCGGAAAAAAATAG
- the feoA gene encoding Fe(2+) transport protein A (ID:JIFNMEKO_03002;~source:Prodigal:2.6), whose amino-acid sequence MQFKPQQHYKIINFSPLVSDSFRQKLWSLGLLPGAIFTVTRVAPLGSPVQIDTSRVSLMLRKKDLALLQLEPINCGHHENTIKNYRADRQPQHRKNDPF is encoded by the coding sequence ATGCAATTCAAGCCACAACAACATTACAAGATCATTAATTTTTCCCCGTTAGTCAGCGACAGTTTTCGCCAGAAACTCTGGTCCCTGGGATTGTTACCAGGCGCGATATTCACTGTTACCCGTGTAGCGCCCCTGGGGTCACCTGTTCAAATCGATACGTCGCGGGTAAGTCTGATGTTACGCAAAAAAGATTTAGCGCTCCTGCAACTTGAACCGATAAATTGTGGTCATCATGAAAATACCATCAAAAACTATCGGGCTGATCGGCAACCCCAACACCGGAAAAACGACCCTTTTTAA
- the feoB_1 gene encoding Fe(2+) transporter FeoB (ID:JIFNMEKO_03003;~source:Prodigal:2.6) encodes MTLVDLPGTYSLTTASEETSLDEQIACHFILSDEPDLLINVVDASNLERNLYLTLQLRELGVPCIIALNMLDIAEKKHIRIDTSALEKQLGCPVVTLVSNRGHGIKALKDAIARFQHDDRPLHVDYPRSVEQAISTLAAQIPEAIPQQQQRWLSLQCLDGDIYCRNLIGTIMQDPTLLSGAETLAL; translated from the coding sequence ATGACTTTGGTTGATTTACCAGGCACCTATTCACTGACTACTGCTTCAGAGGAAACGTCACTGGATGAACAGATCGCCTGCCATTTTATCCTCAGTGACGAACCTGACCTGCTGATTAACGTCGTAGATGCCAGTAATCTTGAACGCAACCTTTATCTGACATTGCAACTACGTGAACTGGGTGTTCCTTGCATCATTGCACTGAACATGCTTGATATTGCAGAAAAAAAACACATCCGCATCGATACATCAGCCCTGGAAAAGCAACTTGGCTGCCCGGTAGTCACTTTAGTCTCTAACCGCGGACATGGGATAAAGGCACTAAAAGACGCGATTGCCCGTTTTCAACATGACGATCGCCCTCTGCATGTTGATTATCCACGCAGTGTCGAACAGGCAATCAGTACACTCGCAGCACAAATTCCTGAAGCGATACCACAGCAGCAGCAGCGCTGGTTAAGTCTGCAGTGCCTTGATGGTGATATTTACTGTCGAAACCTCATCGGCACTATCATGCAAGATCCCACATTATTATCAGGCGCTGAAACCCTTGCGTTATAG
- the feoB_2 gene encoding Fe(2+) transporter FeoB (ID:JIFNMEKO_03004;~source:Prodigal:2.6), translating into MNRWLGIPLFLLVMYLMFFLAINISGALQPMFDLGSAAIFIHGVQWLGATLHFPVPLTLFLAQGIGGGITTVIPLIPQIGMMYLFLSLMEDSGYMARAAFVVDRLMQALGLPGKSFVPLIVGFGCNVPAVMGARTLDAPRERLMTVLMAPFMSCGARLAIFAVFAASFFGQNGSLVVFSLYLLGIIAAILTGLLLKHTLLKGEANVVVN; encoded by the coding sequence ATGAATCGCTGGTTGGGTATCCCGTTGTTTCTACTAGTCATGTATCTGATGTTTTTCCTCGCGATCAACATTAGTGGCGCGCTACAACCGATGTTTGACCTTGGTTCTGCGGCTATTTTCATTCATGGCGTACAGTGGCTGGGGGCAACGCTGCATTTTCCGGTACCACTGACTCTGTTTCTCGCTCAGGGCATTGGCGGGGGGATTACTACAGTCATTCCACTGATTCCGCAAATAGGCATGATGTACCTGTTCCTTTCCCTGATGGAAGACTCAGGTTATATGGCACGCGCCGCTTTTGTGGTCGACCGATTAATGCAGGCGCTGGGACTGCCAGGGAAGTCATTTGTTCCTCTGATCGTCGGTTTTGGTTGTAATGTACCTGCTGTGATGGGTGCCCGAACACTGGATGCGCCCCGTGAACGATTGATGACCGTTCTGATGGCCCCTTTCATGTCTTGCGGTGCGCGCTTAGCTATCTTTGCTGTCTTTGCGGCATCTTTTTTTGGTCAAAATGGATCACTGGTGGTGTTCAGTCTTTATCTGCTAGGTATCATTGCTGCTATT